The proteins below come from a single Caloenas nicobarica isolate bCalNic1 chromosome 23, bCalNic1.hap1, whole genome shotgun sequence genomic window:
- the LOC135997602 gene encoding keratin-associated protein 10-5-like produces the protein MPQGPSPAAAAQSSRQLPASCLRPACVLPVSCLRPACVLPASCPCPACVLLVSCLRPACVLPASCPCPACVLLVSCLRPACVLPASCPCPARVLPVSCPCPARVLSTSCLRPARVLPASCLCPVRVLPASCPCPVHVLPASCLHPACVLPVSCLCPVHVLPASCPCPACVLPVSCLCPVHVLPASCPCPARVLPASCLHPACVLPVSCPCPARVLPASCPCPACVLSTSCLRPACILPASCPCPARVLPASCLRPARVLPVSCLRPACVLPALSRGGLSC, from the coding sequence ATGCCGCAGGGaccatccccagcagcagctgcgcagagcagcaggcagttgcctgcatcctgcctgcGTCCTGCCTGTGTCCTGCCCGTGTCCTGCCTGCGTCCTGCCTGCGTCCTGCCTGCGTCCTGCCCGTGTCCTGCCTGCGTCCTGCTCGTGTCCTGCCTGCGTCCTGCCTGCGTCCTGCCTGCGTCCTGCCCGTGTCCTGCCTGCGTCCTGCTCGTGTCCTGCCTGCGTCCTGCCTGCGTCCTGCCTGCGTCCTGCCCGTGTCCTGCCCGCGTCCTGCCCGTGTCCTGCCCATGTCCTGCCCGTGTCCTGTCCACGTCCTGCCTGCGTCCTGCCCGTGTCCTGCCTGCGTCCTGCCTGTGTCCTGTCCGCGTCCTGCCTGCGTCCTGCCCGTGTCCTGTCCACGTCCTGCCTGCgtcctgcctgcatcctgcctgcGTCCTGCCCGTGTCCTGCCTGTGTCCTGTCCACGTCCTGCCTGCGTCCTGCCCGTGTCCTGCCTGCGTCCTGCCCGTGTCCTGCCTGTGTCCTGTCCACGTCCTGCCTGCGTCCTGCCCGTGTCCTGCCCGTGTCCTGCCTGCgtcctgcctgcatcctgcctgcGTCCTGCCTGTGTCCTGCCCGTGTCCTGCCCGTGTCCTGCCTGCGTCCTGCCCGTGTCCTGCCTGTGTCCTGTCCACGTCCTGCCTGCgtcctgcctgcatcctgcctgcGTCCTGCCCGTGTCCTGCCCGTgtcctgcctgcatcctgcctgcGTCCTGCCCGTGTCCTGCCCGTGTCCTGCCTGCGTCCTGCCTGCGTCCTGCCCGCGCTGTCCCGGGGAGGGCTGTCGTGCTGA